A single window of Dermacentor albipictus isolate Rhodes 1998 colony chromosome 1, USDA_Dalb.pri_finalv2, whole genome shotgun sequence DNA harbors:
- the LOC135906613 gene encoding uncharacterized protein — MVYRRKGPEYSFIGTNATAEGQELCVHSRRREVHCFRHAGFVTRIEEASEEATEDLPLDGTEEECQLEETWSQFERFVGAEPQSMCIEYFVGGDDSTGTVAELTDVEIAAEVTAERPNEDAAEADPASADVAPLPTATEAVAALAVVRRYCGAIEGTGLSLVDRLDYVEDAVVKHAVANMKQATLLQY, encoded by the coding sequence ATGGTTTATCGACGTAAGGGGCCGGAATATTCCTTTATCGGGACCAATGCTACAGCAGAAGGCCAAGAACTTTGCGTTCATTCTCGGCGCCGAGAAGTTCACTGCTTTCGGCATGCGGGTTTCGTGACCCGCATTGAAGAAGCTTCCGAGGAAGCAACCGAAGATTTGCCGTTGGATGGCACAGAGGAAGAATGCCAGCTTGAAGAAACCTGGAGCCAGTtcgagcgctttgtcggtgctgagccacaaaGCATGTGCATTGAgtacttcgttggcggtgacgacagcaccggaacagtggcggagttaacagacgtggagatcgctgcagaagtgactgctgagcggccaaacgaagacgctgccgaggctgatccagcaagcgctgatgtcgccccactcccgactgcaactgaggctgtagctgctttggccgttgtacgccgctactgcggcgcaatagaagggaCCGgcctgtctcttgtggaccgtttggactatgttgaggacgccgtggtcaaacacgcggttgccaatatgaagcaggctacgctgcttcagtac